The following coding sequences lie in one Acipenser ruthenus chromosome 47, fAciRut3.2 maternal haplotype, whole genome shotgun sequence genomic window:
- the LOC117966222 gene encoding mast cell protease 1A-like: MKGCFCLLGILVLSVRLADVSGDEIIGGKEAIPHSRPYMVYLAISRGRRRCGCGGFLIREDFVLTAAHCNGKEIRAVLGAHAILEEENSQQFRHVKKILPHPRYCQTNHDIMLLKLASNATLNENVKVVPLPRKLEVVLPGTECSVAGWGAMNVTGTDSAKKLMEVAVTVSSWQQCRRRWEEKFTEYMICGGTANDGACKGDSGGPLVCRGVAHGIVSFGSKPCSKRPDVYTKISMYMDWIQETLANN, encoded by the exons ATGAAGGGCTGCTTCTGCTTGCTTGGGATTCTTGTCCTGTCTGTCAGGCTGGCAG ATGTTTCTGGCGATGAGATCATTGGGGGTAAGGAGGCCATACCTCACAGCCGCCCCTACATGGTCTACTTGGCAATAAGCAGAGGGAGACGTCGCTGCGGCTGTGGTGGCTTCCTAATTCGGGAAGACTTTGTCTTGACTGCAGCGCACTGCAATGGAAA AGAGATTAGAGCTGTTCTGGGAGCACATGCAATATTGGAGGAAGAAAATTCTCAGCAGTTTAGGCATGTGAAGAAGATCCTCCCTCACCCGCGATACTGCCAGACAAATCACGACATCATGTTACTGAAG CTGGCAAGCAACGCCACCCTGAATGAGAACGTGAAAGTGGTGCCGTTGCCGCGGAAACTGGAGGTCGTTCTCCCTGGTACGGAGTGCTCTGTGGCGGGATGGGGGGCGATGAATGTAACAGGGACCGACTCTGCCAAAAAACTCATGGAGGTCGCTGTGACTGTGAGCAGCTGGCAACAGTGCAGAAGGAGGTGGGAGGAAAAATTCACAGAGTACATGATATGTGGAGGCACGGCAAACGACGGAGCTTGTAAG GGAGATTCCGGGGGACCCCTGGTGTGCAGAGGCGTGGCTCATGGAATCGTGTCCTTCGGGAGTAAGCCATGCAGCAAGAGGCCAGACGTGTACACAAAGATCTCCATGTACATGGACTGGATCCAAGAAACCCTGGCCAACAACTGA
- the LOC117428840 gene encoding mast cell protease 1A-like, which translates to MTAVASTTMKVFFLMGIFAVSIGAAGTSRIVGGQEAAPHSRPYMVYLLMMGKDTGKTKCGGILIREDFVLTAAHCNAEEITAILGAHNIMSSENSQQVIKVVKAIPFPAYCKRGPNDDIMLLKLEKNATLNEKVAILPLSQNEDSIKVGTTCSTAGWGLMESEGIHVVSKLQEVNMTVFRRMCAAKWGAMFTEYMICASSPMEGGCNGDSGGPLVCDGVAQGVLSFSSEPCGYFPTVFMKISMYVDWITREMGRH; encoded by the exons ATGACAGCAGTTGCTAGCACCACAATGAAGGTCTTTTTCTTGATGGGGATTTTTGCTGTATCTATCGGGGCTGCAG GTACTTCTAGGATCGTTGGGGGTCAGGAGGCTGCACCCCACAGCCGCCCCTATATGGTCTACTTGCTAATGATGGGAAAGGACACTGGAAAGACAAAGTGTGGAGGGATTCTAATTCGGGAGGACTTTGTCTTGACTGCAGCGCACTGCAATGCAGA AGAGATCACTGCTATTCTTGGTGCTCATAACATCATGTCTTCAGAGAACTCTCAGCAGGTCATTAAGGTGGTGAAGGCCATTCCTTTTCCAGCCTATTGTAAAAGAGGCCCTAATGATGACATCATGTTGTTGAAG CTGGAGAAAAATGCCACTCTAAATGAGAAGGTGGCGATTCTGCCGCTGTCCCAGAATGAGGATAGCATCAAGGTTGGCACCACCTGCTCCACAGCTGGCTGGGGCTTGATGGAGTCAGAAGGGATTCATGTGGTTTCTAAACTGCAAGAGGTCAACATGACGGTGTTCAGACGGATGTGCGCTGCGAAATGGGGAGCAATGTTCACCGAATACATGATCTGTGCAAGCAGTCCCATGGAAGGCGGATGTAAT ggggactCTGGGGGTCCCTTGGTGTGCGATGGCGTGGCTCAAGGTGTCCTCTCGTTTAGCAGCGAGCCGTGTGGATACTTCCCCACGGTCTTCATGAAGATTTCCATGTACGTTGACTGGATCACCAGAGAGATGGGCAGACACTGA